TCAAAACACGATATCCGCGTGGCGCGGGGGTGGGATCGCCGCCCCGGAGGCGGCGATCAGGGGCGCGAGGTCAGGCCGCCTTGCCTTGCGACGGGGCCTCGTTGGCGGCCTTGAAATGCCAGGGCATCAGCTGGCTGTAATCGGTCAGCTCACGCCCCTTTTCGATCTGATCGATGACCCAGCTCAGATAGCGGAAGGGGTCGACGCCGTTCAGCCGCGCGGTCTCGATCAAGGAATAGAAGATGGCCCAGTTCTTCGCAGCCATGAGGTTGCCGGCAAAGAGCGAGTTCTTTTTCGAAAGGGCAATCCCGCGCATGCAGCGTTCGACGGGGTTGTTGTCTATCGCGAGCCGGCCGTCATAAACGTAACGGGTCAGGTCCTCCCAGCCGCTCAGGAAGTAATTGACGGCAGTCTTCAGGCTGCCCTTGGCCAGATCGGGTTGGACCCGCAGCAGGTCCGCACGGATCTTTTCGAGGACCGGCAGCGCCTCGGCGAGGCGCAGCGCCTGGCGCTCCTCGGGCGGGCAGCCATAGACCCGTTCCTCGACCTCATAGACGGCCTTGAGCCCCTTGATCACGCGCTTCGCAAGGGTGCTCGGCGCAGCCTTTTGGCTGTCGGTGAACTTGCGGCGCGCATGCGCCATGCAGCGCGCGATCTCCACCCCGTCGTTCTGCCCCGGCACCCGGCGGATCCGGTTGTAGGCCTTCCAGCCGTCGATCTGGAGGGTGTCGATCAGCGCGCCCTCGAGCATGCGCTCCGCGACATGCCCGCCACGCGAGGCGTCGTGCTCGCAATAAACCGCCGGTTCGGCCTCTTTGTTCCAGCCACGTTCATCGCGGCACAGCCCCCAGAGCCAGGTCGTCTCGCAGCCCCCTTTGGCCTGGGTGCGCAACGGCGTCTCGTCCATGTGCGCCGCATGCCCGCTGGTCACGTGCCGCCAGAGTTCGTCGCACACCGGCTCCAGAAAGCCCGCGATGTGGGTCGCGTTGCGGCCAAGCGTCTGGCGCGCCACGTTGAACCCGGCGTTGTCCAGGCGACGCCGCTGGCGGTAATGCGTCGAGTGTTCGTAAAATTTCTGGCAGACCGCCTCCACCACGGTCCTCGGCGTGATCGTGCGCCTCCGGCCGATGAAGCCCTCGGCATGTGCGGACACGGGCTTGTGCTCCTTGCAGGCGGCGCTGCGGTTGCAGGCGCAGCGGAAGTAGATGTGCTTTTCCCACACGTAATGCTCCGGGATGACCCTGAGCTGAGTATCCAGTGGCCGATCTCCTTCAGCTCGCCCCCGCAGGGGCAGTGCGTCTGCTCCGGATAATGCTTGATCTCGATGGTCTTGATGTCCTTGGGCATTTTCCGCTTCTGCTTGCCCTTGCGCGCTTTCGGCGTCTCTTCCTCCTCGTCGATGTCGTCGTCGGGCAGATCGAGGGTGCCGTCCTCGATGTCCTGGTAATTGTTGTCCGATCCGCCGACGAAGATCTTGTGGCGCAGGAGCTTCGCCTGCTCCTTCTCCTGGCGCAGGCTCCGCTTGAGGGTGGCGATCTGACGCCGGGCGATGCTCTCGCGGGACACCACATCTTCGAATTCCAGATGTACGTCGATCAGGCACTCCTCGATGCCCTGCTTGATCTCGGCGCAGTCGCCGGGCAGCGCGGCCAGCAAATCGGTGATTTCCGTGATGATCTCCCCCATCGGGCTGAGCTCGCCCTCGACCGTTTCCTCGGTCTGGACGGTCTCTTGCGTCCCCAAGGGGGCGGTGTCCTCGGGCGGCAGGATCTCGTCCTTCAGGGGTTCGTCAGTCTGGTCTTTGTCAGCCATTTCCGGTGTCCTCATGCTTCGGGGCAGAGCCGCCCGGGTCGGGCGGTCCGTGGGAGGCGGACCCGATCGACAGGCATGAGAAGGCAAGCCCCCGGACGTGCGAAAAAACGCGCCCGAAGCGATGCTTCTCTTGCTGTCACAGGGTCCGGTTCGAGGGGGGCTGAAGCCGGGCGTTTCCTTGCGGCGAGCCGCAGGAAATGCTATGAACCAGTCGTCAATGCTGGTGGGCTTCGGCCTTCCACATCACGTCCACGTCGGGATGCGCCAACATCCCGGCGTTTTCGTTTTCAGGGGTCAGGTGCAGGTCATTGCGATCTCCGGGGATGGCGCGAGGGACGATCAGAGTCATAGCGCGGAAGCGCCAAAAACGGAAGAAATCGTTCATAAACAGGAACTTGATGCCTTTTTCGTCTTTTTCTTCGTTTTTCGCTTCGCCGTTCATTTTCGCCACCTCAGGTCTTGTGTCCGACTGATCCCGCTCTACGACCGGCAGCCCCCGAATGCGGGCTGCGCGGCGTCTGAACCGGGTCGGAGGGGGTGCTGAAACCTTGCGAATTCCGGGAGCCGCTTGGGACGGTCCTCACAAAGTTTCGGCGCTCGGGCGGCAAGAGAGCCTCTCGAGGACCGTTTCAAGCCGCGCGACGTCCGATTTTACGGGCGTGATTCGGGGCGAGAAGTCGGTCAGGAGAGCATCGATGCGAGACACGAAACCCCACGTCCGATCCGGAAGGATCAGCGTATGAGCCGGGAGGCGGCGGGGGTGATATGCGTGTTCTGGGTCATCATGGCGATGAGATAAGGGCAGAAATGTCGCCCGAACAATGGGGTCGACGGGGCGGATCTGTCGATTTTTCCGGTCTGTGCAAATCCGCAACAGTCTGAATTTATTGACTTGCAGGTGCCAGATGGGGGCTTGCCAAAAGTCCCTTCCTACTTACTTCTACTCGATTAAAGGAAGGGCCGACCGACCGGCGACGGATCGACAAGTGCCACCCATCTTCCCCTAAAAATGCGCTCCGGAAAAATCGGCATCATTGGCCATTTCGGTCTTGACGTTATTTCATTGGCGATTCGTGAAGGTGTCTTTCGGCGCCTTTTGGCCTTCGAGGCGCAGGCTGCTTGATCGCGGCCGAAATCTCGCCCCGGCGCGCTGGTTTTTCGGCAGGATTTGATTCGCGTCAGGCCCCGGCCGTGCGCATCCTGAGCCGAGGTCTGACATCACGCGGGGAACGAAAAATGTGCGGGCGGTTCGTCGATCCCAATCTGCGCAACACCGAAGTGGACATGTCGCAGATCAAGCTCGATCCGTTCGGGGCCCGGTTCAATGTCAAGCCGACTGAAACAGTGGTGATCCTCGCAAAATCGCCGCTGATCGCGATGGAGGCCAGATGGGGCCTCATCCCGTCATGGTTCGGGGGCGACAGCCCGAAGCGTGGAAAGCCGCGACGTTCAACGCCCGCATCGAGGATGCGCGCGAAAAGCCCGCCTTTCGGCAGGTGTGGCGGCATGGCCGATGCCTTGTGCCGGTCGGCGATTTTTACGAGTGGAGCGGTCCCAAGGCCGCCAGCCGCATTTCTTCTCCCCCGCCGGAAACGAGGCGAACCTGTATCTGGCGGGACTGGCGAGCCGCTGGCGCGATCTTCTGACCTGCACCATCCTGACATCCGATCCGTCCAAAGTCGATGCGTGCGCTTCACACATTGGAAGGTTCTCCGCGAAGCCCCACCATGCGGCGGCACATCCCGACCGCGAAGATGACACTGCTCCCGGCAAAAGATGTCACCCACCAAGCAGAAAGGTCTTGCAGTATGACATGCGATTAGATGACAGCCTCGGCCGCTACCTGCCGGCCAGAATGTCCTTAGCGATAGCCATGAACTTTTCGGCTCGCTTACGCAAGTAATCGGCTTCGATTTGGTCGATTCGTGTTGAAGTTACCAACGTCCCTGGCTGAATATTGAGGATGCCTACTCCAGCTGAATCTGGCTTTGCCAAGCGCAGCACAGTCAGCAATCCTCGTTCTTTCTCCCGAGGAAGTTGTTCCTTTCCGAAATGTAAGAAGATAATTCTTCTCTGGTTGTTTTCTTCTGTGCGCAAATACCAAGCTGTTGTGATGCGCAGTCCAGAAATCTCTGCTTCAACCGGACTGCGGCCCTGCCAAATAAGTGCATAGTCCTCCTTCAAATCTAGATAATTTTTACACAAGATTTTGTAACCAGCAGATTTATTTGCAGAAACACCAGAATGAAGTGTCAGAAATTCACTGGTGGAAACCTTCCCATCCTCAAAAGAAGCTAATGCTTCTCGAAACTGTTTGTAGCGATCCTTGGCAGGGTCATATGGTACATCTAGGTCGTCGATTATGCTTGCGGCTTTGGTCTTATCTTTTCTCTTATCGCCGTAGGCAAAGTCGATAAATTGATTGACGCTAATCTTCATTTATCTTTCCTATTTGGCTCTATCGGAAACCTTATGTTCCGGGCGTGGCCGTATAAAGCGCTATTTGGCCTAGGTTGTCTACAAGCATAGGCAGGCTCGTCCGCATCGTTTGTGCGACGACGGGGTTTAGTGGCCCTACTCGCCGTTCTAGCCCGCCGAGGCTTCATCAGGGAATGGACGTGTGAAGGCTCCCAAATGCTTCAGCACGTCCTTGGCGTTGCTCGCCACGATCCGAAGCTCCCGATCCTTGGTCAAGACCTCATTGAAGTAGGTCGAGGTCGCGGCGAGCTGGTTATCAACGACGTCATTCAACCGGTGGTCCAAACTCTTCACCTGCCGACCGAGCTCTACCCACCTTGTGAACGCAATTACCACGCAGAGCGCATAGCGATAGGCGAACATTCCGTGCGCTTCGCTCCGCTTCAGTGGCGCGGTGCGTCCGGGCTCTTGGTTGGTTTTCACGAACTCAACTGTCACCTCGTCCACAAGGTTGAATATCTTCTCCTGAAGGGTGCTGGTTATTCCTTGGCCAGTTCGGATTTGCGTCAGTTCTTCGACGCGAAACTCCTTAAGCAGGCTCTGAAGCGAAATTTCCAGCGTTCGCACCTGGTCGCTCAGCTGCCGCATGTATTGCGAAGCCTCGCCCTCTCGCGCTTTCATTCGTTCGACGAAGCTGGGGATCGCTTCCTCTGATCTATAGTCGCGGGTGAGTTGGCGAATGTCAGCGCTGCGGTCCGGGTCGATAAGTTGCTGCAGGTCGGCCTCGCTGCACACTTTGGCATCAAGCCAGAGATGAGTCGGCTTCAATGCGAAGATCTGATCTGGGAAGTCAGCCATGATCTTCAGGCTGCTACGCGCTGTCCCGAGCGCGTTCTTCTTGAACATCTCTGTTAGGGTCAGGTCGGCGAGGACCAAGCGGTGGTGGGTGTGTGCGGACAGGTATACCCGCAGTCGCTCATCCCTCAAATAGTTGCCATCGGCCATCACCAAGAGATGCGGAATCACGATGCGATGCCTACCCTTCACAATTCATCAGGCCCTCCCCCACCATCTATGGTGTATTGAGAGGGACTGTTAGACGGCATGCGTTCATTTTGTGACGGTTTCATCCGCGAATTGGACAGCCGACATCCCCAAGATTGCTGCGAGGCGCGCGAGCGTCCCCTTTCGGTAGTGCTGCGAGGCAGCAAATCGGAAAGGCGTGGGGCCGATATGGGCCGAGCACGTTGGTCATCCGTCGCCTTCGCAAGGGGCGGAGAGCGGTCGTTCGCTGCTCGCCCATTCAATGTCTGGTTTGGACGCCAACTCATCGGCTTTCTCATGAAGCAGCTCGATTGCTTTGCGGACGAGCAGTTGCTGGAACTGGGTGTGGCGATTTGCTAGGCTGCAACCATGGCGACGCAAACAATCATCACTGACCCGCAACGCATGACCGAAGAGGGGACCTCGTTCGGTACGCCCAGTGGCATCGAAAGGGAGCTGCCTAGTGAGCTCGGCAACGACCTGCAGATCGCCGAGCCGTTCAATCCGGACGATATCGACGTCACGACGCGCTCGATGACCATTGATCTCCTCCTATCGAGGATGCGCAGCAAGGCGATCGATCTCGAGCCAGATTTCCAGCGCCGCCGCGGGATCTGGACTGATCGCCAGCAGAGCCGGTTGATCGAGTCGCTGCTCCTCCGCATTCCGCTGCCCACGCTCTATGCCGCCGAGGACGAAGAAGAGAATTGGGCGATTGTCGATGGCATCCAGCGCTTGACGACGATTACGCGGTTCATTGATCCAGAAGCGATCGGCGAGACCCCACTCATGCTAACCGGGCTGGAGTATCTCGGCGAGTCCTTCAACGAAAAGCTGTTCGACGACCTTCCCGCACGACTGAAGCGCCGTCTGCGCGAGACTGAACTCGTCGTTCACGTCATCCGTCACGGCACCCCGCAGGAAGTAAAGTTCAACATCTTCGCGCGGATCAACACTGGAGGAATGCCACTCTCGGCGCAGGAACTGCGTCATGCCCTGATACCCGGCAAGGCGAGGAATTATCTCAGCCGGCTGGCTGGGCTAGAGGCATTCAAGCAGGCTACCGCCAATAGCATTCGCGACGAGCGAATGGCTGATCGAGAGATGGTCTTGCGGTTTCTCGCCTTCAGCATGACCGACCCCAAAGAATTCCGAGCCTATGATTTTGACCGCTTCCTCGGCGACGCGATGCGCGAGATCAATCGTCTCAACAATAGAGATCTGGAGCGGCTTGAGGACGGCTTCACTCGGGCGATGGAAAGCGCGCTGGAAATCTTCGGTCAGGATGCTTTTCGCAAACGCTATCGCGAGACCGATGCGCGCTTCCCGATCAACAAAGCGCTGTTCGAGACCATTGCCGTGTCGCTCTCCAACCTCTCGGACAGCGAGCGAGCGCGCTGCATCCTTCGCCACGACGAGGTCCGCCGCCGGATGATGGAGGCGATGCACGACCGCGAATTCGATGCCGCCATCTCGCAGGGTACGGGTGATATCAGGAAGGTGCGCAAGAGGTTCGAGACGGTATTAAAGATCTTCAAGGATATCTCCGATGTTTGATGCGCTCACTTTGCATAATTTTAAGGCGTTCCGGGATGTCCATATCCCTCTGAAACCGCTTACCTTGCTGTCTGGTTTAAACGGGTCAGGGAAGAGCACCACGTTGCAAGCATTGGCCTTGCTCCGCCAGTCATGGGATGCTGGCTTCCTGTCGAGGCAGGGCTTTCTCTTGAATGGAGATCTGGTCGAGCTCGGTACCGGCGTGGATGTGCTCAACGATCAGCATGAGGACGAAGACATCGGCATCACGCTCTTTGATCGCGAAGAGCGGGCCTTTGCATATCGGGTCGCCTATGAGCCGCGGGGCGATTTGCTGCATTTTTCTGCCGACCCCAATTTCAGCTTTTACTCGGATCTAGAGCATCAACGCGGCCTGTTCGGCCATTGGTTTCAGTATCTGCGCGCCGATCGTGCCGGGCCCGAGGTGAGCTTCCCCAAGGCCTATCACCTCGTCAACGAGCGCCGATTTCTTGGCAGCCGCGGTCAGTATACTGCTCATTTCCTGAGCCTATTCGGCGACGAAGAGGTCAATCCGGTACTTCGACATCCCGACGAGGCAGCTCCAGGCTTGCTCTCGCAGGTCAACGCCTGGTTTCAGGAGTTCAGCCCCGGTGTCGGGCTCGCTGTCGAGGACATCCCTCGGACGGATGCCGTGCGCCTAGATTATTTCTATGGCGGGAGTGCCGGAATCAGTGGGTCCAATCCCTATCGCTCGACCAATGTCGGCTTCGGGCTGACGTACGTCCTCCCCATCCTCGTTGCCTGCCTGGCATCACCGCCTGACAGCTGGCTCCTGATCGAGAACCCCGAAGCGCATCTCCATCCACAAGGCCAGGCGGCGATGGGGCAATTGATGGCGCGATCCGCCGCGACTGGTACACGGATCGTTGTCGAAAGTCATAGCGATCATTTCCTTAACGGCATCCGCCTCGCGGTGAAGAACGGCGAAATTCCCGCTGGGGACGTTGGTCTCAATTTCTTCCGCCGGCCGTCCGGAAGCAGCCAACCCGAGCGCATCCATCCGGTCGTCACCCCGGAGGGTAGGCTCTCAGAATGGCCCGATGGCTTCTTCGATCAGTGGGATAAGTCGCTGGATCAGCTGCTGAGTTGAGATGACCTTCATCGCTTTCTTGAACGAGCTGTCCTTTCCTTCGGGCGCCGTAGATGCGGAAGCCGCAGAAGCGGCCGTCGTGGGACTGGCCAAGACGCTGCAGTCTTTGCGCCAGATACAGTCGAGCGCAGCGCTCCACTCCTCCGTTCCATTGGCGTCGATCCCGCTCGGCGATGATCGTTGGCTTGGCACGGTTATGGCAAAGGGACGCAGTCGCGATGAATGGCGGTTCTTGCGCAGCTTCGAAAACCGCGCGCCGTTCCGTGTCAACCTGGGTGAAGCATTCGGCCTGGAAGCGGAATATCGCTACGGTGACGTGCTCGCCGAGGGTCTCGGGCTGGGCCATATTGTAGGCACGCTCGGCGTAAGCTTTGCGAACGAGCCTTGGCTGGCGCCGACCGTACCGCTCCGTCGCATCTCGTTCGATGAGCACGGCGGGTTCGAAGAGCGGGTCGTCCACGTCCATCACGCTGCCACGCCCGATCATGTCAAAGGGCATGATGAATGGCTGCGGCGGATACCCAGCGAGCAGGTGCGCGATGGAGACGAACTATGGGCGCGGCGCGCCGAGATTTTCCCGCATTTGCTCTTCCTCCCGCGCACTGAGGCTCATTTGCGTGCATTCAAGGCGGGAGAGCCTCGCCTGTCATCGGCACGGCAAGCATTGATGGACCTTGAGATCGCGGCGGCTCACTGGAATACAAAGGACGCCGCGATGCCGACCTTCCTGACCAAGACCACGCCGGAAAAGGAGCAGCGGAGCAAGCTATTCTACTTTATTGATCTCTCGGGCGTCGAACGCTGCTTCGACTGGCATTCCCGCTACACGCCCGGTGCCGGCAGGGTTCACTTCTGGTGTGACCGTTCGTCGGGCCGACTGACGATCGCCCATGTCGGCGAAAAAGTACCGAATTGATTGCGGCAGACGCCAAGGCCGTTATGTGAGCGCCCAACAAGAGCCGACGGAGGGCCAGCTAGCGGCCTGAAGCAGCGCATGGGCCATGCATAATGTGCTGCAGCGTTACACTTGTTCAGAAGTTTAGCTCACTTCGAAATTCAGGTTTGTGCGATATCACTACCTTCATGTCCAAGCTATTGCTGCGGCACCCGTCGAACGGCGGCTTTGGGAAGGCGGCTAAGCAACATCCTGACCGATCGACCGGCGGCAATGGGCCGACTTCGATGTCCAAACCCTCCGGCCGCAGCCCGTCAGCCGTGCTTGATTAAGGTGCCGTCGTTCAACTCGCGCAGGGCTTGGCGCAGCTCCTCTTGCGTGTTCATCACGATCGGCCCGTGCCAGGCGACGGGTTCCTGGATCGGGCGGCCGGTCATCAGAAGGAACCGGATCCCCTCGTCGCCCGCCTGCACCGTGATCGCGTCGCCAGCCCCGAACCGCACCAGCGTGCGATTGCCGGTCCTGTCGCGCAGGGTCATCTCCTGCCCGCGATATTCCTTCTCGACCTTGATGCCGACGGGGTCGCTGGCGTCCCGAAACGTCCCCGAGCCCGCAAAGACATAGGCAAGCGCGTTGGCCCGGGTATCGACCGACAGCGCCTTGCGCCGCCCCGGCGGCACCGAGACATCAAGCAGCATCGGATTGGCAGCGATCCCGTCGACCGGGCCTGTCTTGCCCCAGAACGTGCCGATGATGACCTTGACGGTGGTGCCATCGTCGTCTCCCTCGACGGGGATGTCGCCCGCGCCAACGTCCTGATAACGCGGCGCGGTCATCTTCAGCGCGGCGGGCAGGTTCGCCCAAAGCTGAAAGCCGTGCATCTGCCCCTGCGCGTTGCCGAAGGGCATTTCCTGATGCACGATGCCCGAGCCCGCCGTCATCCATTGCACGCCGCCCGCGCCAAGCAGCCCCCGGTTGCCCAGCGAATCCGCGTGTTCCACCTGGCCTTCAAGAACATAAGTAATGGTCTCAATCCCGCGGTGCGGATGCCAGGGAAACCCCTTGGCATAAAGCCGCGGATCGTCGTTGCGGAAATCGTCCATCATCAGGAAGGGGTCGGTGAGCGCGGGATCGCCAAAGCCGAACACGCGGTGCAGATGCACCCCCGCGCCCTCGATGGCGGGCTGGGCTTTGCTGGTGGCAAGGACGGGTCTGAAGGTCATCGGCGGCTCCCATGTTTTTCATGCACAATCTGGGCTGGTGCGAAAAAATTTGAATTGGCGAAGATCCGGCATTTCCTGTGCGCAGGCGCGCAGAAGGGCCTCTCTGGTTTCGGCAAGGCCCACCCACCCCGCCCTCGAAAACCTACAACAAGACGACCCAGCGGGGGTTTATAGGCAGTGTCCCTTATGGCGGTGTAGGAGGCCGCGCGCGGAGCCTTTGGCGTAGCGCAGCGCGCGGCCGTGGGTGACGCTGGTGGTCACCGTCAATCTTCGGAGAAGGTTTTGTTTCCAAGACCTGAAACCGACAACGGAGACGACGATGACCGATGATCGCCATTTGGGTTCTGTCAATAGCCTGGTTGCAATGGATGCGGTAAACACCGCCAATTCGAGCAGGCGCTTGCTCAAGGCGAGACATTCGGCATCAGGTATTCACGCACGCTAATACTTGTTGATAACTGGGAGCTGCCTTCATGGTTGGAATAACCGGAGAAATTATAAATGAAAGGGGTGCTTGCGGGTGACTGTTCATCTATGAATAGGAACGGTCCGGAAATTTTTGTACGCGACGGGAAACTAAAGTCGTTCACTTGATCTTCGTTGTTAATCGCGATCACCACGGCGCCAAAAGAAGAAGACTTGACCTCGATGACGTCTCCCTCTTGGACGATGTAACATTCTTCTTTTTCAAAAGAATCATCACCCACGAAAGAGCTATTTCTTGTAAGTGTAAAGCAGACTACTCGTTTCATATCGACTGGGACAGCCGCGATCGTAATTTTGTCATGTCTCGCTGTTCCCGTTGATGCAAGACTGTCCGTTGCCCGTACCAGTATATTGAAATAGGGCAACATAAGCGAGCGCGTGATATTTAATGCCAGACTGTCCGCATATTTCTTGCTGACAACCTGATTGTCCGCAGTCGGGTCCGTCGCGACCGGAACGGTCGGGAACGCAGCGAAGCTCTTCACGCCCGAAATGGCCTGGTTCCCGGTCATGGACACCTTGGTGTCCGCATAGGCCTTGTTGGCCACCGCGGTCGAGGTGGTGCCCATCGTCGGGACATAGGTTGCCGCGGGCAGGTTTACCGTTCCGGTTCCCGTCAGTGTGCCGGTGAAGGTTTTCGTCCCTGCGATGCTCTGAGCGCCGCTGTCGCGAATAACCGTATCGTCAACGGCAAAGTCATTCGTCGCGGCATCCAGGGTCAGGCCATCCCCCGCGCCATAATCCGCAACGGAGGCCCAGGATGCCCAGGTTCCCGCCGATGTCCGGGTCCGGTAGAAGGTGCCCTTCGCGCCGAGCGTTGAATAACGCTGCACGAGCACGTTGCCGTTGTTCACCACCTCAAGGATGCCGGGCTGACCGGAAGGCCTGTTCAGCGCGATTGCCGCCGCGGTGGCGATCCCGGTCGAAACCTTGTAAAAATTGGTATCAACGACCGTGTTGAAGTCATCGGTCGTGGTCAGCGCGGCGCCGGCCCCGAATTTCGTGTCCGCATAGGCCTTGCTCGCCACCTGATTGTCGAGCGTGGGCGTGGCCGCGGGCAGAAGCGGAAGGTCGTTGAAAGTCTTCACCCCGGATAGCGTCTGCGCCCCGCTGGTCCGCACCACCGTATTGTCGGCCGAGAAGACGTTTCCGGAGAGGGCCAGACCCGATCCTGCCGCATAGCTGCTCGCCGCAACAATTTTGCTGTCGACATACCCTTTCGAGGCGACCTCGGCGGCGAGCGTCGGTGTGGAGGTCGGGATCTGCGGGATCGTCGAAAAAGTTTTCAGCCCGGCAACAGCCTGCGCCCCGGAGGTGTTCACCGTCGGCAGCGTGATCGCAGCGGAACCGTCAAAAGCGACGCCGTTGATATTCGCGGCTGCCGCGAGTTTCGTCGCGGTGGCGGCGTTGCCGGTGATCGAGCCCGCGATCGGTGACATGAAGGTCTTTACGCCCGCCAGCGTCTGCGCGCCTGCGGTCCGCACCACGGTGCCATCGACCGCGAAGTCGGTCCCGGTGAGCGACAGTCCGTCACCCGCCGTGTAAGTCGCCCCAACCTTGCTGTCGACATAGGCCTTCGAGGCCACCTGGCCCGCCGCGGTCGGCGCCGTGGTCGGAATGACCGGGATGGCGGAGAAGGTTTTCGTGCCGCCGATGGTCTCGGCCGTGGTCAGATCGACAAAGCCTCCGTCGACATAGCCCTTGTTCACCAGAGCCGTCGATGTCGTGCCCATCGTCGGCACATAGCTTGTCGTCGACAGGTTCACCGTGCCGGTCGCGGTCAGAGCGCCGCTGAAGGTCTTCGTCCCCGCAATGCTTTGCGTGCCCGTGGTCCTCACGACCGTCGCATCGACGGCAAAGGTCTGTGTCGTGACATCGAGATCGATCCCGTCGCCCGCGTTGTACGAGGCAAATGGTTTCCAGGCGAACCA
This DNA window, taken from Rhodobacter capsulatus SB 1003, encodes the following:
- a CDS encoding SOS response-associated peptidase family protein; this translates as MVRGRQPEAWKAATFNARIEDAREKPAFRQVWRHGRCLVPVGDFYEWSGPKAASRISSPPPETRRTCIWRDWRAAGAIF
- a CDS encoding DUF262 domain-containing protein, which produces MATQTIITDPQRMTEEGTSFGTPSGIERELPSELGNDLQIAEPFNPDDIDVTTRSMTIDLLLSRMRSKAIDLEPDFQRRRGIWTDRQQSRLIESLLLRIPLPTLYAAEDEEENWAIVDGIQRLTTITRFIDPEAIGETPLMLTGLEYLGESFNEKLFDDLPARLKRRLRETELVVHVIRHGTPQEVKFNIFARINTGGMPLSAQELRHALIPGKARNYLSRLAGLEAFKQATANSIRDERMADREMVLRFLAFSMTDPKEFRAYDFDRFLGDAMREINRLNNRDLERLEDGFTRAMESALEIFGQDAFRKRYRETDARFPINKALFETIAVSLSNLSDSERARCILRHDEVRRRMMEAMHDREFDAAISQGTGDIRKVRKRFETVLKIFKDISDV
- a CDS encoding DUF3696 domain-containing protein, whose protein sequence is MFDALTLHNFKAFRDVHIPLKPLTLLSGLNGSGKSTTLQALALLRQSWDAGFLSRQGFLLNGDLVELGTGVDVLNDQHEDEDIGITLFDREERAFAYRVAYEPRGDLLHFSADPNFSFYSDLEHQRGLFGHWFQYLRADRAGPEVSFPKAYHLVNERRFLGSRGQYTAHFLSLFGDEEVNPVLRHPDEAAPGLLSQVNAWFQEFSPGVGLAVEDIPRTDAVRLDYFYGGSAGISGSNPYRSTNVGFGLTYVLPILVACLASPPDSWLLIENPEAHLHPQGQAAMGQLMARSAATGTRIVVESHSDHFLNGIRLAVKNGEIPAGDVGLNFFRRPSGSSQPERIHPVVTPEGRLSEWPDGFFDQWDKSLDQLLS
- a CDS encoding pirin family protein, which gives rise to MTFRPVLATSKAQPAIEGAGVHLHRVFGFGDPALTDPFLMMDDFRNDDPRLYAKGFPWHPHRGIETITYVLEGQVEHADSLGNRGLLGAGGVQWMTAGSGIVHQEMPFGNAQGQMHGFQLWANLPAALKMTAPRYQDVGAGDIPVEGDDDGTTVKVIIGTFWGKTGPVDGIAANPMLLDVSVPPGRRKALSVDTRANALAYVFAGSGTFRDASDPVGIKVEKEYRGQEMTLRDRTGNRTLVRFGAGDAITVQAGDEGIRFLLMTGRPIQEPVAWHGPIVMNTQEELRQALRELNDGTLIKHG
- the tnpC gene encoding IS66 family transposase; translated protein: MPDRRTSGIRRCGVPREHRPASDRHPQAEPAPGEGAGEAPAPQDLRRRIGQQLPGHRGRHPRSARRRHRRGGRDAESAQGQAEAENAQGHQDHRDQALSGADALPLRGRAEGDRPLDTQLRVIPEHYVWEKHIYFRCACNRSAACKEHKPVSAHAEGFIGRRRTITPRTVVEAVCQKFYEHSTHYRQRRRLDNAGFNVARQTLGRNATHIAGFLEPVCDELWRHVTSGHAAHMDETPLRTQAKGGCETTWLWGLCRDERGWNKEAEPAVYCEHDASRGGHVAERMLEGALIDTLQIDGWKAYNRIRRVPGQNDGVEIARCMAHARRKFTDSQKAAPSTLAKRVIKGLKAVYEVEERVYGCPPEERQALRLAEALPVLEKIRADLLRVQPDLAKGSLKTAVNYFLSGWEDLTRYVYDGRLAIDNNPVERCMRGIALSKKNSLFAGNLMAAKNWAIFYSLIETARLNGVDPFRYLSWVIDQIEKGRELTDYSQLMPWHFKAANEAPSQGKAA